The window TGGCCCGAGCGGTCCGGCACACCACACCCGCCATCGCGATGGCCGGACTGGTGCTCGCCGGCTCCTTCGCCACCCTCGCCACCACCCCGGGCAGCGAACAGGTCGCCTTCGCGATGGCGCTCGGCATCATGCTCTCGGCGCTCGTGCTGTCCCTGGTCCTGGTCCCCGCCCTGGCCGCCCTCCTGGGCCGCTCCCTCTGGTGGCCGGTCCGGCCCCGCCCCGCGGCGGTCGCCCACCCCCGGCACGCGGCGGCCGGCGCCGCGCGGGAACCCGAGCGGATCTCGGCCTACTGAGGCCCCTCCCGGCCGGAGCCGGAGGACCGGCGCGCACACCGCACGCACGCCGCCGACGGGGCGGGTACTCGGATCGAGTACCCGCCCCGTCGGCGTGCCCCGCGCCCGGTGGACGCGGCAGGCACGCAAAAGGCCCCGGAGAGCGAACTCTCCGGGGCCTTTCTGCTGTTCGCAGCTGTGGCCAGGGCCGGGGTCGAACCGGCGACCTTCCGCTTTTCAGGCGGACGCTCGTACCAACTGAGCTACCTGGCCGTACTGCACCGTCTCTTGCGAGACGAGCGATCCCGACGGGACTTGAACCCGCGACCTCCACCTTGACAGGGTGGCGAGCTAACCAACTGCTCCACGGGACCTGGTGTGGATTGCTCCACATAGGTCTTGCGCACTGCACTTTACTACGGTACTGCTGTGCCCCCAACGGGATTCGAACCCGTGCTACCGCCTTGAAAGGGCGGCGTCCTGGGCCACTAGACGATGAGGGCTTGCGGCCTGTCCGGCTGTTTCCAGCGTTCGGGGACGTCGAGAAGCATATGGGATGTCGGGCGGATCGCCAAAACGACTTCGGCCCGGCCGGGTGGCGGGTCCGGCGGGCCGGTCAGGACCAGCCGAGCTCGTCGAGCTCGTGGTCGTCGAAGCCGAAGTGGTGGGCGACCTCGTGGATGACCGTGGTGCGGACCTCCTCGACCGCCTGCTCGTGGGTCTCGCAGTGCCGCAGGGTCGGGCCCCGGTAGATGATGATCCGGTCGGGGAGCACACCGGCGTACCACTCGCCGCGCTCGGTGAGCGGGGTGCCCTCGTAGAGGCCGAGGAGCTCCGGGTCGGCGGGGTCGGGCTCCTCCTCGACGAACACCGCGACGTTGTCCATCATGGCCGCGAGTTTCGGGGGGATCCGGTCGAGGGCGTCGCTGACGAGCGTCTCGAAGTCTTCCCGGGTCATCTCCACCGGATCATTGTCGGGTCTGGGGTGACGGTGTGCCAGGCGGTGGGGGCCGGTGTTTCATGGGCCCATGACGACATCGGAGGGCGGGGCGGGCGCGGCGGCCGACGCGGTGCCCCCGCGCCGGGAGCCGGTGCTGCGCGGGCAGGGGCCCGCGGTGGCGGCGGTCGCGCTGGGCGGCGCGATCGGGGCGTCGGCGCGGTACGGGGCCGGCCTGCTCTGGCCGACCGGGCCGACCGGCTTCCCGTGGACCACGCTGGTCGTGAACGGGACCGGCTGCGCGGTGATCGGGGTCTTCCTGGTGGTGGTCACCGAGGGGCGGCCCGCGCACCCGTTGCTCCGGCCGTTCTTCGGCACGGGGGTGCTGGGCGGGTTCACCACCTTCTCCACGTACGCGCTGGACATCCGGCAGCTGCTGGCGCACGGGCGGCCCGGGGCCGGGGCGGCCTACCTGGGGCTGACGCTGCTGGTGGCGCTGGCCGCGGTCCGGGGGGCGGCGGGGATGACGCGCCGTCTGCTCCCGGGCGCGGTCCGGAGGCCGGGGTGAGGCGGTCGGCGGGGTCGGCCGGGGCGCCCGCCGTTCAGGCGGCGGAGGGGGCGGGGCGGTGAACTGGTTGCTGGTGGTGGCCGGGGCGGTGGTCGGCGCGCCGCTGCGGTACCTGACCGACCGGGCGGTGCGGGCCCGGCACGACTCGGCGTTCCCGTGGGGCACCTTCACCGTGAACGTGGCCGGCTGCCTGGTGCTCGGGCTGGTGACCGGGGCGGTGGCGGCCGGCGCGGCCTCCTCGCACGTCCAACTCCTGCTCGGGACGGGCTTCTGCGGGGCGCTGACGACCTATTCGACCTTCTCCTGGGAGACCCTGCGGCTGGCCGAGGGCGGGGCCGGACGGTACGCGCTGGCCAACGTGGCGGGCAGCGTGGCGGCGGGGCTCGCCGCGGTGTACGCGGGGGCGGAGGCGGCCTCGGCGCTCTGGGGCTGAGCGGGCCGGGCGGGCCGGGCGGGTCCGGGCGGGTCCGGCGCGGTGGTCGGGGCTTCCGCCGGCGCTCGTACCGGTGTTCGGCGTCGTGGCGAGCGCCGTGGTGAGCGCCGGGGTTCGCGCCGGTGGTGTTGCGCCGGGTGGATGGCGCCGGGCGCTTCCTGTCGGGCGGCCCGTGTCCCGGTGCCCGGGGCGCGCGTTGGG of the Kitasatospora sp. NBC_01246 genome contains:
- the crcB gene encoding fluoride efflux transporter CrcB, which translates into the protein MNWLLVVAGAVVGAPLRYLTDRAVRARHDSAFPWGTFTVNVAGCLVLGLVTGAVAAGAASSHVQLLLGTGFCGALTTYSTFSWETLRLAEGGAGRYALANVAGSVAAGLAAVYAGAEAASALWG
- a CDS encoding fluoride efflux transporter FluC; this translates as MTTSEGGAGAAADAVPPRREPVLRGQGPAVAAVALGGAIGASARYGAGLLWPTGPTGFPWTTLVVNGTGCAVIGVFLVVVTEGRPAHPLLRPFFGTGVLGGFTTFSTYALDIRQLLAHGRPGAGAAYLGLTLLVALAAVRGAAGMTRRLLPGAVRRPG
- a CDS encoding metallopeptidase family protein, encoding MTREDFETLVSDALDRIPPKLAAMMDNVAVFVEEEPDPADPELLGLYEGTPLTERGEWYAGVLPDRIIIYRGPTLRHCETHEQAVEEVRTTVIHEVAHHFGFDDHELDELGWS